In Notolabrus celidotus isolate fNotCel1 chromosome 10, fNotCel1.pri, whole genome shotgun sequence, one DNA window encodes the following:
- the cbsb gene encoding cystathionine beta-synthase b, whose translation MHSIFESSRQCPHAANLEDTDVTQCSKSSSVNGDAVTDSTGQGLSSNGDQDLHRVPAENGKINESELENRDVHLERNWIPPNLPSRCTWSLGTSTSESPHSQPPRTKASSILPNILGKIGHTPLVRLNKIPKEFGLKCEILAKCEFFNAGGSVKDRIGLRMVEDAERAGILKPGDTIIEPTSGNTGIGIALTAAVKGYRCIITMPEKMSMEKVNVMRALGAEVVRTPNSAAFDSLESHVGVAWRLHHEIPNSHILDQYRNAGNPLAHYDTTAEEILEQCDGKLDMFVAGAGTGGTLTGVARKLKEKCPNIKIVAVDPEGSILGDSKEKEKKLSFEVEGIGYDFVPTVLDRSLVDLWYKISDVETFTMARKLIREEGLLCGGSSGSAISAAVKVAQQLEEGQRCVVILADSVRNYMSKFLSDDWMCEKGFYSLEAPVDPKPWWWNMTVQCLHLSAPITLSPDVSCQSAIEILKEKGFDQAPVIDESGQILGMVTLQTILSSVSAGKTDPSDAARKVLCKNYKQLHLTDNLGKLSCILKTENFALVLHDQLQYTADGSACLRPMVLGVVTAIDLLNFITTDERQKSSSSYQCSA comes from the exons ATGCATTCCATTTTTGAAAGCTCACGTCAATGCCCACATGCAGCTAACCTTGAAGATACAGACGTCACACAATGTTCAAAGTCATCCAGTGTGAATGGGGATGCTGTAACTGACAGCACTGGTCAAGGGTTGTCTTCAAATGGAGATCAAGACCTGCATAGGGTTCCGGCTGAAAATGGTAAAATCAATGAAAGCGAGCTGGAAAACAGAGACGTTCATCTTGAGAGGAACTGGATTCCTCCTAATTTGCCCAGTAGATGTACATGGAGTCTGGGTACAAGTACTTCAGAATCACCTCATAGCCAGCCACCACG CACCAAGGCCTCCAGTATCCTCCCAAACATCCTGGGGAAAATTGGACACACACCTCTGGTACGCTTGAACAAAATCCCAAAGGAGTTTGGACTCAAGTGTGAGATTT TGGCCAAGTGCGAGTTCTTCAATGCAGGGGGAAGTGTGAAAGACAGGATTGGCCTGCGGATGGTGGAAGATGCTGAGAGAGCCGGGATCCTCAAACCGGGGGACACAATCATTGAGCCAACTTCTGGCAATACAG GTATCGGTATTGCCCTTACAGCAGCAGTGAAAGGCTACAGATGTATCATAACCATGCCGGAGAAGATGAGCATGGAGAAG GTGAATGTGATGAGAGCTTTGGGGGCCGAGGTGGTGCGCACACCTAATTCTGCAGCTTTTGACTCACTGGAATCTCACGTGGGCGTAGCTTGGCGTCTTCACCATGAGATCCCCAACTCACACATCCTCGATCAGTATCGCAATGCCGGCAACCCCCTGGCTCACTATGATACCACAGCCGAGGAGATACTGGAGCAATGTGACG GTAAACTGGACATGTTTGTGGCTGGAGCTGGAACAGGTGGTACACTTACTGGGGTTGCTCGGAAGTTGAAAGAGAAGTGCCCCAATATAAAG ATTGTTGCTGTGGACCCGGAGGGCTCCATTCTGGGTGACtcaaaagagaaggaaaagaagCTTTCTTTTGAAGTGGAGGGCATTGGATATGACTTTGTCCCCACAGTGCTCGACAGAtct CTGGTGGATTTGTGGTATAAAATTTCTGATGTGGAGACTTTCACAATGGCTCGTAAGCTCATCAGAGAGGAGGGTCTTCTCTGCG GTGGCAGCTCGGGCTCAGCCATATCAGCAGCTGTAAAAGTGGCTCAGCAACTTGAGGAGGGACAGCGCTGTGTTGTCATCCTGGCTGACTCGGTCCGCAACTACAT GTCAAAGTTCCTGAGTGATGATTGGATGTGTGAGAAAGGCTTCTACAGTCTGGAGGCCCCAGTAGATCCCAAACCATG gTGGTGGAACATGACTGTCCAGTGTCTACACCTGTCTGCCCCCATCACCTTGTCACCAGATGTGTCCTGCCAGAGCGCCATTGAGATTCTAAAAGAGAAAGGATTCGATCAGGCCCCGGTCATCGATGAATCAGG TCAGATCCTTGGGATGGTTACTCTACAAACCATTCTGTCCTCTGTGTCTGCGGGCAAGACTGATCCCTCAGACGCTGCCCGAAAGGTGCTCTGCAAGAATTATAAACAG CTGCACCTGACTGACAACCTGGGGAAGCTGTCCTGTATTCTTAAAACAGAAAACTTTGCACTGGTGCTGCATGATCAACTCCAGT ACACTGCTGATGGGTCAGCTTGCCTGAGGCCGATGGTGCTTGGTGTTGTAACAGCAATTGACCTTCTCAACTTCATCACCACAGATGAGAGGCAGAAGAGTTCCTCTTCATATCAATGCTCTGCGTAA